In Nostoc edaphicum CCNP1411, the sequence GCTTTTAGGACACAGTTAGGCTGTGTCCCTTTCAATTATTAGGAGGTTTTTGTGCCTATTTTGAGAACTCTGCAACCTGGAGATGAAGTATCGCTGGAAGCATTTCTCTTGCAACACACTGATACTTCTATGTTTTTGCGCTCTAATTGGCGAGCGGCGGGACTGCTTGACCAAGGTGCCAGATTTCAAGGAACTTATGTAGCAGCCTACATAGATGAAAGTATAGTGGCAGTTGCAGCCCATTTTTGGAATGGGATGATTGTAGTTCAAGCCCCTGTATATCTGCAAGAGGTGGTACAAGCAGTTGTGGCACAATCTGGACGTGCCATCTCTGGAATTAGTGGCCCAGCAGCACAAGTCGAAGCGACAAAAAGCATTTTGGGACTTAGCAACCGAACAACTCAGCTTGATGAGTTTGAGATATTGTTTTCTCTAATACTGCGAGACTTGCAAATACCTCAAGCTTTAGCATCAGCAAAGGTAGAGTGTCGTTTACCACATCCAGAGGAGTTGGAATTACTCACAGAATGGCGTGTTGCCTATAGTATGGAAACTTTAGGACAAAGAGATACTCCCAGTTTAAAACCTGTTTGCCGTCTCGCAATTGAAGCATATCAAACTACGGCTATGCATTGGGTTTTGGTAGCAGGAGATACCCCAGTTTCCTACTCTGCTTTCAATGCCAGTCTACCTGATATTGTGCAAATTGGTGGAGTCTGGACACCGCCAGCCCTGCGCGGTAAAGGCTACGCCAAAAGTGTGGTAGCAGGCTCGTTGTTAGATGCGCGATCGCAGGGAGTAAAACGTGCCATCCTATTTACAGGTCATAATAACCAAGCAGCCCAAGCTGTTTATCGAGGAATTGGCTTTTTGCCTA encodes:
- a CDS encoding GNAT family N-acetyltransferase yields the protein MPILRTLQPGDEVSLEAFLLQHTDTSMFLRSNWRAAGLLDQGARFQGTYVAAYIDESIVAVAAHFWNGMIVVQAPVYLQEVVQAVVAQSGRAISGISGPAAQVEATKSILGLSNRTTQLDEFEILFSLILRDLQIPQALASAKVECRLPHPEELELLTEWRVAYSMETLGQRDTPSLKPVCRLAIEAYQTTAMHWVLVAGDTPVSYSAFNASLPDIVQIGGVWTPPALRGKGYAKSVVAGSLLDARSQGVKRAILFTGHNNQAAQAVYRGIGFLPTGEKYGLVLFEETQA